In one window of Verrucomicrobiia bacterium DNA:
- a CDS encoding YebC/PmpR family DNA-binding transcriptional regulator, whose product MAGHSKWAKVKHFKGAIDAKRGKIFAKLSKEISIAAKLGGGDPDMNPRLRMVLLKCRAANMPNDNIERAIKRGTGQGEPVNYEDLTYEIFAPGGVGVLVEISTDNRNRTAAEIRSLVTKHGGSMASQGAVSRLFQRKGQIIVARETAPEDTVMEVALEAGAEDFKASEEGYEILTDPAHFEAVHKALEAKGIKCEAAEVTQLPLVPTPVNAPEAVASLQKFVEALEDHDDVKEVYTTAEV is encoded by the coding sequence ATGGCAGGCCATAGTAAATGGGCGAAGGTCAAACACTTCAAGGGCGCAATTGATGCGAAGCGCGGCAAGATTTTTGCCAAGTTGAGCAAGGAGATCAGCATTGCCGCCAAACTGGGCGGGGGCGATCCCGACATGAATCCGCGGCTGCGAATGGTGTTGCTGAAATGCCGCGCGGCCAACATGCCCAATGACAACATCGAGCGCGCCATCAAGCGCGGCACCGGACAGGGGGAGCCGGTCAATTATGAAGATTTGACGTACGAGATTTTTGCCCCCGGCGGCGTGGGCGTGCTGGTGGAAATCAGCACGGACAACCGCAACCGCACGGCGGCGGAAATCCGGAGTCTGGTGACCAAGCACGGAGGCTCCATGGCGTCCCAGGGAGCGGTGAGCCGGTTGTTTCAGCGCAAGGGGCAGATCATCGTGGCGCGCGAAACGGCGCCGGAGGATACGGTCATGGAAGTGGCCCTGGAGGCGGGAGCGGAGGATTTCAAGGCCTCCGAGGAAGGATATGAGATTTTGACGGATCCGGCCCATTTTGAGGCGGTGCACAAGGCACTGGAGGCCAAAGGAATCAAATGTGAGGCGGCAGAGGTGACGCAGTTGCCGCTGGTGCCCACCCCGGTCAACGCTCCGGAGGCGGTGGCCAGTTTGCAGAAGTTTGTGGAGGCCCTCGAAGATCACGACGATGTGAAGGAGGTCTATACCACTGCGGAGGTGTAA
- a CDS encoding MMPL family transporter — protein sequence MSAATQPQPERLVERVLRALARAVYRHPRLFFYPQAVLFLACLLFTVLRLEFHTSRDALVGADKLYHQNFLRFKAEFPVQDDMVVVVESEDLEKNRQFVERLGARLEAETNLFANVFYKGDLKMLGRKALLFIPEEELQELKRTLEQSQAVIQHFARATNFIRLFELVNTQMRTAKRETNAENAALLNALPVLERLLQQGIESLRRQGMPVSPGLNALFGSHEEAEQRLYITFNQGRIYLVTARPQNEALGPEALGRLRQLMAEVQHEVPGVNVGLTGELVLELDEMEQAQRDTTWATVISLLVCAVIFIYAYRETGRPLKATACLMVGVVYTLGYTTLAVGHLNLLTITFVPILIGLGIDFGVHLISRYEEEVRHGRSELEALEIAMVHTGTGIFTGCFTTAGAFWAIALTDFKGIQEMGVICGGGLLICLVPMMTLLPVLLLRGRQNVLDHAMAGKSNPRQRLEQFWLGRPAVTLAVAGVLSGLAATQLPKIRFDYNLLHMQSAGLPAVEYEMKLIHSAGKSVLFCALVATNLEHALELEARARQLPSVASVDSMAPYLSSQSTNKLGLVGEIKRLLEPVHFLPPDPAPVNLDELSQVLWSFSGYLGLALEELGNREPELRARLESLRQTVLEFRREMLRGDRVQTAAKLAAYQRAFFQDVVDTFENIRHQDHSAGLQVDDLPPALRQRFVGRTGKFLVMVYPRKDVWERAPQEEFVRQLRSVDPNVTGTPVQLYEYVTLLLESYLQAARYALAAIALLVLIHFRSLTAVALGLLPVGLGTLWMVGIMGWRDILFNPANIMTLPLVIGIGVTNGIHVLNRFMEEHDASVFSRSTGKAVLVSGLTTVAGFASLIPAKHQGIASLGFVMSVGVATCMVVGLVVLPALLLVMQRRGMGRWLIKKPSIVHAPSDTGPGGTEVKPSTRI from the coding sequence ATGAGCGCAGCAACCCAGCCCCAGCCGGAGCGATTGGTCGAGCGGGTATTGCGGGCCCTGGCGCGGGCGGTGTACCGGCATCCGCGCCTCTTCTTTTATCCACAGGCAGTTTTGTTTCTAGCCTGTCTGCTTTTCACGGTTTTGCGCCTGGAGTTTCACACCAGCCGGGATGCGCTGGTGGGTGCGGACAAACTTTACCATCAGAACTTCCTGCGGTTCAAAGCGGAGTTCCCAGTGCAGGACGACATGGTGGTGGTGGTGGAGAGCGAGGATTTGGAGAAAAACCGGCAGTTTGTGGAGCGACTGGGGGCGCGGCTGGAGGCGGAGACCAATTTATTTGCCAATGTGTTTTACAAGGGGGATTTGAAAATGCTGGGGCGCAAGGCGCTTTTGTTCATTCCCGAGGAGGAGCTGCAGGAGTTGAAGCGCACGCTGGAGCAAAGCCAGGCGGTGATCCAGCACTTTGCACGGGCCACCAATTTCATCCGCCTGTTTGAGCTGGTGAACACGCAGATGCGCACCGCCAAGCGGGAGACCAATGCCGAGAACGCGGCGTTGCTCAACGCGCTGCCGGTGCTGGAGCGGTTGTTGCAACAGGGGATTGAGAGCCTGCGCCGCCAGGGCATGCCGGTTTCGCCCGGGCTGAACGCGTTGTTCGGCAGCCATGAGGAAGCCGAGCAGAGGCTCTATATTACGTTCAATCAAGGCCGCATTTATCTGGTGACCGCCCGGCCGCAGAATGAAGCGCTGGGGCCCGAGGCCCTGGGCCGTTTGCGGCAACTGATGGCCGAGGTGCAGCACGAGGTGCCGGGGGTGAATGTGGGGTTGACTGGCGAGCTGGTTCTGGAGCTGGACGAGATGGAGCAGGCGCAGCGGGACACGACGTGGGCGACGGTAATCTCGCTGCTCGTTTGCGCGGTAATTTTCATCTATGCCTATCGGGAAACAGGGCGTCCGCTTAAAGCGACGGCGTGTTTGATGGTGGGGGTGGTGTACACCCTGGGCTACACCACGCTGGCGGTGGGGCATCTTAACCTGCTGACCATTACGTTCGTGCCCATCCTAATCGGGCTGGGGATTGATTTTGGCGTCCATTTAATCAGCCGTTATGAGGAGGAGGTGCGCCATGGCCGCAGCGAGCTGGAAGCTTTGGAGATTGCGATGGTGCATACCGGCACGGGCATATTTACCGGGTGTTTCACCACGGCCGGGGCCTTCTGGGCCATTGCGCTGACGGATTTTAAAGGCATTCAGGAGATGGGCGTGATTTGCGGGGGAGGCCTGCTTATCTGCCTGGTGCCGATGATGACGTTGTTGCCGGTGCTCCTGCTGCGCGGGCGGCAGAATGTTTTGGACCATGCGATGGCTGGCAAATCCAATCCGCGCCAGCGGCTGGAGCAGTTCTGGCTGGGACGTCCGGCGGTGACGCTGGCGGTGGCCGGCGTGCTTTCCGGGCTGGCGGCGACGCAGCTTCCCAAGATCCGGTTTGATTACAATTTGCTGCACATGCAAAGCGCTGGTTTGCCGGCGGTGGAATACGAGATGAAATTGATTCACTCGGCCGGCAAATCGGTACTGTTTTGCGCCCTGGTAGCCACGAATCTGGAGCACGCGCTGGAGTTGGAGGCCCGGGCCAGACAGCTTCCCTCGGTGGCTTCGGTGGACAGCATGGCGCCTTATTTAAGCAGTCAGTCCACGAACAAACTGGGGTTGGTGGGGGAGATCAAGCGGCTGTTGGAGCCGGTGCATTTTCTGCCGCCAGATCCGGCGCCGGTCAACCTGGACGAGTTAAGTCAGGTGCTCTGGTCGTTTTCCGGTTATCTGGGGCTGGCGCTGGAGGAACTGGGCAACCGGGAGCCGGAATTACGGGCGCGCCTGGAATCCTTGCGGCAGACGGTGCTGGAATTTCGCCGGGAGATGTTGCGGGGGGATCGAGTCCAGACGGCGGCCAAACTTGCGGCTTATCAGAGAGCTTTCTTCCAGGATGTGGTGGATACGTTTGAAAACATCCGTCACCAGGACCACAGTGCCGGCCTGCAGGTGGACGACTTGCCGCCTGCTCTGCGGCAACGGTTTGTGGGCAGGACGGGAAAATTTTTGGTGATGGTTTATCCCCGGAAGGATGTATGGGAGAGGGCGCCGCAGGAGGAGTTTGTGCGGCAGTTGCGCTCCGTGGATCCCAATGTCACCGGCACGCCTGTGCAATTGTATGAGTATGTGACGTTGCTGCTGGAGAGTTATTTACAGGCAGCACGTTATGCGCTGGCGGCCATTGCATTGCTGGTGCTGATCCATTTTCGTTCTCTCACCGCAGTGGCCCTGGGTTTGCTGCCGGTGGGCCTGGGCACCCTGTGGATGGTGGGAATCATGGGGTGGCGGGACATCCTCTTCAATCCTGCCAACATCATGACGCTGCCCCTGGTCATTGGGATTGGTGTCACCAATGGAATTCATGTGCTCAACCGCTTTATGGAGGAGCACGATGCCAGTGTGTTCAGCCGCAGCACGGGCAAGGCGGTGCTGGTCTCAGGGCTGACGACAGTGGCTGGTTTTGCGAGTTTGATACCGGCCAAACATCAAGGGATTGCCAGTCTTGGATTTGTGATGTCGGTCGGTGTGGCGACGTGCATGGTGGTGGGATTGGTGGTGTTGCCAGCTTTATTACTGGTCATGCAACGACGGGGAATGGGGCGGTGGTTGATAAAAAAGCCCAGCATCGTCCATGCACCGAGCGACACTGGGCCGGGAGGAACCGAGGTTAAACCCTCTACCCGGATTTAA
- a CDS encoding DUF4340 domain-containing protein encodes MQSRSTWFWFGLAVALFLFIVFFERHWTKPLPEAGAAGPLLPGFKPDEVTHLEIRHTNYVARLQRQGDHWRLLAPVAYPANPVVVQNLLQHLARLDRRMLIRTKSFADFGLAPALTTVHWQQGTQQMSLEVGLPSPTGEQVYVRTPHGEGVYLADIALLKEALPPEANAWRSFALLASPTNFMFDRFEVRSATRGLGFALQYQPTNRTWRLGKPMQARAHQQRASQLVLACLEARVARFVTDDPKADPELFGCAPPELELILGSGTNDLLIVQFGASPTNDPALVYARSLAHTNVVLVSRDLVDRLRTPHKELRDRHLFTFDPAQVQVIEVSGAHPFTVRRQADNAWRLTQPDDLAADPVLVKELLGDLYSWEVADFEKDVVTDFTAYGLAPPWREVTLRLAATNGASSILSQAALSTNVAGKFYARRSDESSVFSIEEASLYRLPQYGWQLRERHLWSYALTNVVRVTLREGNRVNQLIRVDTNRWSFGPNSQGIMNEFAVEETVFRLGDLNAIYWVDRGEGARERHGFNAGSPRLEIEVRTPGSERFQMYALEFGPPRQQGVPLVCVTLEGQPWILEFPAPLYHLLMRELPWPRSPASATP; translated from the coding sequence TCGCGGTGGCGCTCTTCCTTTTTATTGTCTTTTTTGAGCGCCACTGGACCAAGCCGCTACCTGAAGCGGGCGCCGCCGGCCCGCTCTTGCCGGGCTTCAAACCCGACGAAGTCACCCATCTGGAAATCCGCCACACCAATTACGTGGCGCGTCTGCAACGCCAGGGGGACCATTGGCGTCTGCTGGCGCCGGTGGCCTACCCGGCCAATCCCGTCGTCGTTCAGAACCTGCTGCAACATCTGGCGCGCCTCGATCGCCGCATGCTCATCCGCACCAAAAGTTTTGCCGATTTCGGCCTGGCCCCGGCCCTGACCACCGTTCACTGGCAACAGGGTACGCAACAAATGAGCCTCGAGGTCGGCCTGCCCAGCCCCACCGGCGAACAAGTGTATGTGCGGACACCGCACGGCGAAGGCGTGTATCTAGCCGACATCGCTCTGCTCAAGGAGGCCCTTCCGCCCGAAGCCAATGCCTGGCGAAGCTTTGCCCTGCTGGCCTCGCCCACGAATTTCATGTTTGACCGTTTTGAAGTGCGCAGCGCCACCCGTGGACTGGGTTTTGCCTTGCAATACCAGCCCACCAACCGCACCTGGCGACTGGGCAAACCCATGCAAGCCCGCGCTCATCAGCAACGCGCCAGCCAGCTTGTCCTGGCCTGTCTCGAAGCCCGCGTGGCGCGTTTTGTCACCGATGACCCCAAGGCCGACCCCGAATTATTTGGCTGCGCTCCGCCCGAGCTGGAGCTGATCCTGGGCAGCGGCACCAATGACCTGCTCATCGTGCAGTTTGGCGCCAGCCCCACCAACGATCCCGCCCTGGTGTATGCCCGCAGTCTGGCGCATACCAATGTGGTCCTCGTCAGCCGGGATTTGGTGGATCGCCTGCGCACCCCGCACAAAGAACTCCGGGACCGGCACCTCTTCACCTTTGACCCGGCCCAGGTTCAAGTGATTGAAGTCTCCGGCGCCCATCCTTTCACTGTGCGCCGCCAGGCTGACAATGCCTGGCGCCTGACCCAACCGGACGACCTTGCCGCCGACCCCGTGCTCGTCAAGGAGTTGTTGGGCGATCTGTATTCATGGGAGGTGGCCGATTTTGAAAAAGATGTGGTCACTGATTTCACCGCCTACGGCCTGGCGCCGCCCTGGCGGGAGGTCACCCTGCGCCTGGCCGCCACCAACGGCGCCAGTTCCATTCTCTCCCAGGCCGCCCTCAGCACCAATGTCGCCGGAAAGTTCTACGCCCGGCGCAGTGATGAAAGCAGCGTCTTCAGCATCGAGGAAGCCTCGCTCTATCGTCTGCCACAATACGGCTGGCAGTTGCGCGAGCGCCATCTGTGGTCCTACGCCCTCACCAATGTGGTCCGCGTCACCTTGCGCGAAGGCAACCGCGTCAACCAACTCATCCGCGTGGACACCAATCGCTGGTCTTTCGGCCCCAATTCCCAGGGAATCATGAATGAATTTGCCGTGGAAGAAACCGTGTTTCGCCTCGGCGACCTTAACGCCATCTACTGGGTGGACCGCGGCGAAGGCGCGCGCGAGCGCCACGGATTCAACGCCGGCAGCCCGCGCCTGGAAATTGAAGTGCGCACCCCGGGCTCCGAGCGGTTTCAAATGTATGCCCTTGAATTCGGCCCACCCCGCCAGCAGGGGGTGCCCCTCGTCTGTGTCACGCTGGAGGGCCAGCCGTGGATTCTGGAGTTTCCGGCGCCTTTGTATCATCTGCTGATGCGCGAGCTTCCCTGGCCGCGCTCACCGGCGTCTGCCACCCCCTGA